A genomic segment from Brevibacillus marinus encodes:
- a CDS encoding vWA domain-containing protein, whose protein sequence is MTQDTVLNTDRFDRRRFKSLYEMSANLKQAEEKGGQILPSFYSLMGDMWAGLYKLKPELLSEVDEKLSINYQLMKRLLEDESFQSFREYTKLDDLASAIGTMKFSEQVIEWIKQEIDYNTRQQMQEVSEQQRQADQQQELAQQYQKQAEEAKQAGNTRKANQQQKKANEAQEKANQAQKAAQQLMKQIMQTVSPKMDSTGSYFAKAMQETKELTDNVKDLLSGFKAGKTDADLESVPLRDKLQLAEALKNTSKLKKIAEWAGRFKAIAQKKQRSKTKSAITRKGVTTGNNVEHLLPSEIMFYMNPATKEDFLRRFVEGQTVQYDTRGKQRVGKGPIILCLDQSGSMRKLDEQSKGFALALMMIARKQRRDFALVNFANQAESYEYPNGKMTPQDLIDLATRFLNGGTNFASALNKAVEILKKSRFKQADICFITDGEDHLSPEYLERFNQFKKEKDFHVLSIVLGTENDATVKLFSDHVVRGSTFADERVMDKAFSL, encoded by the coding sequence ATGACACAGGATACAGTCCTTAATACAGATCGTTTTGATCGAAGGCGTTTCAAAAGTCTTTATGAAATGTCGGCAAACTTAAAACAGGCAGAGGAAAAAGGAGGGCAAATATTGCCCTCTTTCTATTCCCTCATGGGCGATATGTGGGCAGGGTTGTACAAATTGAAACCTGAGCTATTATCCGAAGTTGATGAAAAGCTTTCCATCAATTATCAATTGATGAAGCGACTCCTTGAAGATGAATCATTCCAAAGTTTTAGGGAATACACGAAACTGGATGATTTAGCTTCTGCTATTGGGACGATGAAATTCAGTGAACAGGTGATTGAATGGATAAAGCAGGAGATCGACTACAATACCAGACAGCAAATGCAAGAAGTGTCTGAACAGCAACGACAAGCTGACCAGCAGCAAGAATTGGCGCAACAGTATCAAAAACAAGCCGAAGAAGCAAAACAAGCAGGGAATACTCGGAAAGCCAATCAACAGCAAAAGAAGGCGAATGAAGCCCAAGAGAAGGCGAATCAAGCGCAAAAGGCTGCACAACAGTTGATGAAACAGATTATGCAGACAGTATCCCCAAAGATGGATTCCACCGGTTCTTACTTTGCGAAAGCCATGCAAGAAACCAAGGAACTCACTGACAACGTGAAGGACTTGTTGAGTGGATTTAAAGCTGGTAAAACGGATGCCGATCTGGAATCCGTCCCTCTACGTGATAAACTGCAGCTGGCCGAAGCGTTGAAAAACACGTCGAAATTAAAAAAGATCGCTGAGTGGGCAGGTCGTTTCAAGGCGATAGCCCAAAAGAAACAGCGATCCAAAACAAAGAGTGCGATCACTCGAAAAGGAGTAACCACTGGCAATAACGTGGAGCATTTACTGCCTTCTGAAATCATGTTTTACATGAATCCAGCAACCAAAGAAGATTTCCTTCGGCGTTTTGTGGAAGGGCAAACGGTTCAATACGATACGAGAGGTAAACAGAGAGTGGGCAAGGGGCCGATTATTTTGTGTCTCGATCAATCCGGTTCCATGCGCAAATTGGACGAACAATCCAAAGGCTTTGCTCTTGCCCTCATGATGATTGCCCGGAAACAAAGACGAGACTTTGCCTTGGTCAATTTTGCTAACCAGGCAGAATCGTATGAGTATCCAAACGGTAAGATGACTCCACAAGATTTGATTGATCTGGCCACCAGATTTCTTAACGGTGGGACTAACTTTGCAAGTGCATTGAATAAAGCAGTGGAAATCCTGAAAAAAAGTCGGTTTAAGCAAGCAGATATTTGCTTTATAACCGATGGTGAAGATCATCTAAGTCCGGAGTACCTAGAACGTTTCAACCAGTTTAAAAAGGAAAAAGACTTTCATGTGTTGTCCATCGTTTTAGGAACTGAAAACGATGCAACTGTTAAGCTGTTTTCAGATCACGTCGTCCGCGGTTCCACTTTTGCGGATGAACGAGTAATGGACAAAGCCTTTTCACTTTAA
- a CDS encoding DUF6573 family protein, with protein sequence MRTIGFSYFKKTGGLKMKYIHVYSRKQAIEDGVLVDVSEMAKEVGIMIPVAVTKRLWEEVITPDPNAIGQSINGRLWDALFLLHIEIKRSKFHITSLPFTFSYQCVFVMGEKDHRLFQLKAVLSNGDDLKPVFTIMLPDED encoded by the coding sequence ATGAGAACCATCGGCTTTTCCTATTTTAAAAAGACAGGAGGATTAAAAATGAAATATATTCATGTTTATTCAAGAAAGCAAGCGATTGAGGATGGTGTACTCGTAGATGTTTCCGAGATGGCCAAGGAGGTTGGCATCATGATACCGGTTGCTGTTACTAAACGTCTGTGGGAAGAAGTGATTACACCCGATCCAAATGCGATTGGCCAAAGTATTAATGGTCGTCTATGGGATGCATTATTTTTACTGCATATTGAAATTAAAAGGAGTAAATTCCATATAACATCACTCCCCTTCACTTTTTCCTACCAATGCGTATTTGTAATGGGTGAAAAAGATCATCGGTTATTTCAATTAAAAGCTGTATTATCAAACGGTGATGATTTGAAGCCTGTGTTCACAATCATGCTTCCGGATGAAGACTAA